The Aneurinibacillus uraniidurans genome segment CCTGTTTTTGATACGGCTTTGCAGCTTGATTGCGGCGCACAAGTTCGATCATTTCATCCGGATTTACAGCGCCCACAATAAACAACAGCATATTGGACGGATGATAAAACGTGTTGTAGCAATCATACAGTAGATCTTTTGTAATCGCACTGATTGATTCGACCGTTCCCGCAATATCGATTTTGACCGGATGATGATGATAAAAGTTCGCAATCAATCCGAAGTACACCCGCCAGTCGGCATCGTCATCATACATACGAATTTCCTGGCCAATGATTCCTTTTTCCTTCTCTACATTCTCATCCGTAAAATGCGGGTCCTGCACAAAATTCAGCAATGTCTCTACATTATGCGGCACATCCTGCGTGCTTGAGAACAAGTATGCTGTTCGATCGAAGCTAGTAAAGGCGTTGGCAGATGCGCCGTGTGCCGAGAATTCAGCAAACACATCGCCTTCCTCCTGCTCAAACATTTTATGCTCCAGAAAATGGGCAATACCGTCCGGCACATGCATCCGCTCTTTGCCTGGCTGTGCGAATTCATTATCAATCGAACCGTATTTCGTTGTAAACGTTGCATATGTCTTACTGAAGCCCTGTTTCGGCAAAATGTACACCTGCAGGCCATTCGGCAGTTCTTCGTAATATAACGTCTCATTCAGTTGTTCATACTGTACCGTTTTCATCAGGCTTCCCCCTTACCGCTCAGGAAATAAATCGTGTCGATCTGTACCTGCTGGGCAACACGCGCGATGTCTTCTTTCGTAACGGCCTGAATCGCTGCCAGCGTTTCTTCCAGCGTCCGGCGTTTACCCGCGATGCGACCGTTATAATCCATGCTGGCAATTGCAGATGCACTATCTTGCGTTTCCCGCAACTGGTTAATGAGCATCGCCTTCGTCTGATTAAGTTCGAGATCGCTTATATCGCCACTCGCCATCATCGCTAGCTGCTCTTTAATGATACTAAGCGCCTGCTCGTAGTTAGCCGTTTCAATCCCGGACATAATCATACATAGCCCCTTCTGGCTTTCCAACTGTGAGACTGCATAATAAGCAAGCGATGCTTTTTCCCTCACATTCATAAACAGCTTGGAATGCGGAAAAGCACCGAGCACACCATTATAGACCATAAGGGTGACATAATCACGATCAACGTATGTAATGCCAGTACGCAGTCCAATGTTAAGCTTGCCCTGAGCCACGTCCATTTCTTCTTTCACCACATTCGCTGTTTCGGGGGCAGATACTTGAACCATCGTTGGAAGTGCTTGCCCTCCGTAAGCTGGTAGCGACAGATGGCGATCAATCAATATCTGTACCTCATCCGGGTTCACATCCCCTACCACATACAGGTCAATCGGATACGCTGTCAAAACATGCTGATATAACTCATACAGCGACTGCGGCGTAATCGCACTAATCTCTTCCTTACGCCCATATACAAGCAGGTGATACGGTTCTCCCTGACACATCTCTTCTACAAGACGCTGGTTCGCATACCTCATTTTATCATCAATTAATCCTGCAATCCGCTTCGTTAGCGCATCCTTCTCAAGCGCCACGAACTTCTCGGAGA includes the following:
- the yfmH gene encoding EF-P 5-aminopentanol modification-associated protein YfmH; the encoded protein is MKTVQYEQLNETLYYEELPNGLQVYILPKQGFSKTYATFTTKYGSIDNEFAQPGKERMHVPDGIAHFLEHKMFEQEEGDVFAEFSAHGASANAFTSFDRTAYLFSSTQDVPHNVETLLNFVQDPHFTDENVEKEKGIIGQEIRMYDDDADWRVYFGLIANFYHHHPVKIDIAGTVESISAITKDLLYDCYNTFYHPSNMLLFIVGAVNPDEMIELVRRNQAAKPYQKQAEIPRFYPEEPISVAQERSVVHLPVGVPKCMFGFKDKEPGLTGEALLKREVTTEIVMDVLFSPSSALYQKLYDEGLITDSFGADYSGEVAYGFSVIGGDTKDPDALVSTIRTELIHIVEQGIDEESFELSRKKKIGEFLRSLNSVEFIANSFTKYKFGGTDLFRRVDVLEAITLADVNERLREHVDFKQFSVSIVTSSETKQ
- the yfmF gene encoding EF-P 5-aminopentanol modification-associated protein YfmF, which translates into the protein MSELTFVSHTNPGRSVHILPTDKFKTTTILMNIALPLDEQLVTKGALLPNVLGRGTANHPDPASLQRHLDALYGAVFSTGVMKRGERQIIQLYLEVANEKFLHEAEPLLEKAVAFFGDVLLRPLVENGAFSEKFVALEKDALTKRIAGLIDDKMRYANQRLVEEMCQGEPYHLLVYGRKEEISAITPQSLYELYQHVLTAYPIDLYVVGDVNPDEVQILIDRHLSLPAYGGQALPTMVQVSAPETANVVKEEMDVAQGKLNIGLRTGITYVDRDYVTLMVYNGVLGAFPHSKLFMNVREKASLAYYAVSQLESQKGLCMIMSGIETANYEQALSIIKEQLAMMASGDISDLELNQTKAMLINQLRETQDSASAIASMDYNGRIAGKRRTLEETLAAIQAVTKEDIARVAQQVQIDTIYFLSGKGEA